Proteins from one Candidatus Planktophila sp. genomic window:
- a CDS encoding aminodeoxychorismate/anthranilate synthase component II, which produces MATKILVIDNYDSFVFNLVQYLGQLGAECIVVRNDEVQADAAKDFDGVLISPGPGIPEKAGVSIAMIKFCAEKKIPLFGVCLGHQAIGVAFGATVSRAPELLHGKTSLVYHKFQGVLAGLPTPFTATRYHSLCIEPATVGEDLEITSQTDSGIVMSMRHRTLPIEGVQFHPESVLTEHGHAMLANWLHECGDMQAREKAVGLSAIVGVKV; this is translated from the coding sequence ATGGCAACAAAAATCCTCGTTATCGATAATTACGATTCCTTTGTTTTTAACCTGGTCCAATATCTGGGTCAATTAGGCGCAGAGTGCATAGTTGTTCGAAATGATGAGGTACAGGCAGATGCCGCTAAAGATTTTGATGGAGTACTTATCTCTCCTGGGCCAGGGATTCCAGAGAAAGCTGGAGTAAGTATCGCAATGATTAAATTCTGCGCAGAAAAAAAGATTCCTTTATTTGGGGTTTGCCTTGGGCATCAAGCAATCGGTGTTGCCTTTGGTGCAACTGTTTCTCGAGCACCAGAGTTGCTCCATGGAAAAACTTCACTCGTGTACCACAAATTCCAAGGAGTTCTAGCAGGTCTACCTACCCCATTTACGGCAACACGCTATCACTCATTGTGCATTGAGCCAGCTACGGTCGGCGAGGATCTTGAAATAACAAGTCAGACCGATTCTGGGATTGTAATGTCGATGCGCCACCGCACTTTACCAATCGAAGGAGTGCAGTTTCATCCTGAATCGGTTTTGACAGAGCATGGACATGCAATGCTAGCTAACTGGTTACATGAGTGTGGAGACATGCAAGCGCGTGAAAAAGCGGTTGGTCTATCGGCGATTGTGGGCGTTAAAGTTTAA
- a CDS encoding protein kinase, with the protein MSTALLGGRYKLGEMIGTGGMADVYAATDIRLARAVAIKVLRSDLARDPSFVARFRKEAFAAAGLNHPGIVAVYDSGEEPAPYIVMELVSGQTLRELIHKGERIPLKRALTIGEGILAALEYSHERGIVHRDIKPANVMITDQGDVKVMDFGIARALADLGATLTNTWNIVGTAQYLSPEQALGEVADLRSDIYSTGCLLYEVLTGKPPFTGDTPVSIAYQHVSGKLVAPSVLQPDLPPDVDVILAVALAKKVEDRYQSAGLMLDDLFKISAGQALTTKAPRAKISRRKVLITAVSSILAISLIATGLILTKPSEDATTFPQIPNVVGLTEAEAKALLLDYVVTVTRARDAQIPKDRVASQIPLATVRAQKGSGVVLTLSDGPGDSIVPGDLVGMSLADARAALSAVGLLIARTEAVPSTEPQGTVLKVTPEGGSTITAGSGVILRIANGEIEVPELIGVDAIQAKTLLAQVGFLVNEIQAYDPNQPLDVVIRQAPDAGTTQTIGKTVTITINTAP; encoded by the coding sequence GTGAGCACAGCACTTCTGGGTGGACGTTACAAGCTCGGTGAGATGATTGGCACCGGTGGAATGGCCGATGTTTATGCCGCAACAGATATAAGGCTTGCACGCGCTGTTGCTATCAAAGTTTTGCGGAGTGATTTAGCCCGCGATCCATCCTTTGTTGCTCGTTTTAGAAAAGAGGCCTTTGCTGCCGCTGGTTTAAACCACCCAGGCATTGTGGCTGTTTATGATTCGGGCGAAGAACCCGCGCCGTATATTGTTATGGAACTTGTCTCTGGTCAGACTCTTCGCGAACTCATACATAAAGGCGAGCGTATTCCGCTTAAACGAGCTCTTACAATTGGTGAAGGAATTTTAGCCGCTCTCGAATATTCGCATGAGCGAGGTATTGTCCATCGTGATATCAAACCTGCAAATGTTATGATTACTGATCAAGGTGATGTAAAAGTCATGGATTTTGGAATAGCGCGTGCGCTTGCAGATTTAGGTGCGACGTTAACAAATACATGGAACATTGTTGGGACCGCCCAATACTTATCCCCTGAGCAAGCTTTGGGTGAAGTTGCAGATCTTCGCAGTGATATTTACTCAACTGGTTGCTTGCTCTATGAAGTTCTCACTGGAAAACCTCCCTTTACGGGTGATACTCCGGTTTCGATTGCATATCAACATGTCTCAGGAAAGTTAGTTGCCCCAAGCGTGCTTCAACCTGATTTGCCACCGGATGTGGATGTAATTTTGGCCGTTGCGCTTGCTAAAAAGGTTGAGGATCGATATCAATCTGCAGGTCTCATGCTCGATGATCTCTTTAAGATCTCGGCGGGGCAGGCTTTAACTACTAAAGCACCTCGGGCAAAGATTTCCAGACGTAAAGTATTAATAACTGCAGTCTCATCAATTCTCGCGATTTCTTTAATCGCTACCGGGTTGATACTGACTAAACCCTCGGAAGATGCAACAACTTTCCCTCAGATTCCAAATGTTGTCGGACTTACTGAGGCCGAAGCTAAAGCTTTGTTATTAGATTACGTGGTCACAGTTACACGAGCACGAGATGCTCAAATTCCTAAAGATCGCGTTGCTAGTCAGATTCCACTTGCCACAGTGCGTGCTCAAAAAGGCTCCGGTGTTGTGCTCACACTCTCAGATGGTCCTGGAGATTCAATAGTTCCGGGGGATTTAGTTGGAATGTCTTTAGCAGATGCCCGAGCTGCATTATCTGCAGTTGGCTTATTAATTGCGCGAACCGAGGCCGTACCTTCAACTGAACCACAAGGAACTGTCTTGAAAGTTACCCCTGAAGGTGGTTCAACAATAACCGCTGGAAGTGGCGTAATTCTACGAATCGCAAATGGTGAGATTGAAGTTCCCGAACTTATCGGAGTCGATGCGATCCAAGCGAAAACACTTCTTGCTCAAGTTGGTTTTTTAGTGAATGAGATTCAAGCCTACGATCCTAATCAACCTCTGGATGTAGTTATTAGACAAGCACCCGATGCAGGTACGACTCAAACAATTGGTAAAACTGTGACAATTACAATTAATACTGCACCTTAA
- the gyrA gene encoding DNA gyrase subunit A: MDELNPKNLQSFDKIETVDLQVEMARSYLDYAMSVIVGRALPDVRDGLKPVHRRVLYAMYDAGYRPDKGYYKSSRIVGDVMGNYHPHGDTAIYDSVVRLAQHWSLRYLLIDGNGNFGSPGNDPAAAMRYTEARLSHIAMEMMRDIDEDTVNFVPNYDGRSQEPTVLPSRFPNLLVNGSAGIAVGMATNIPPHNLREIGEAVVYTLEHPELKPEELLSELLKIVKGPDFPTKALIVGRGGIEDAYRTGRGSITMRAVVQVEEINKRTCLVISELPYQVNPDNLALKIAELVKDGKIKGIADVRDEGNERLGQRLVVVLHNSAIPKVILNNLYKHTQLQDTFGANMLALVDGVPRTLRLDEFIRYYIEHQVEVIVRRTKFRLAEKERRAHILQGYLKALDALDAVIALIRASTTPEEARTGLMKLLDVDEIQANAILDMQLRRIAALERQKINDEYDSLMSDIVELNAILASTDKQRGIVKNELIELVTKYGDERRTQIVASEGDFSAEDLIPNQDVVVTITRGGYSKRTMADLYRSQRRGGRGVKGAALKEDDVVDHFFVASTHDWLLFFTNQGRVYRAKVHELPDAGRDARGQHVANLMAFKSEERIAQVLALKDYTISPFLVLATKGGLIKKTPLAEFDSPRTGGLIAISLKPHDEVVSASLINKEDELLLVSTKGMSLRFTADDGSLRPMGRSTSGVIGMKFRSGDSLLTMARIDSDLAAHSFVFTATDGGFGKKTPIDEYRLQGRGGIGIKAAKIDENSRGLLVSALVLRDEDEVLAITSAGTVMRTPAAQVRQTGRDSMGVRLVNLDEGVTLVSVTKNSEDEISPKT; this comes from the coding sequence ATGGATGAATTAAACCCAAAGAATTTACAGTCCTTCGACAAGATTGAGACCGTCGACCTACAAGTAGAGATGGCGCGTTCATATCTTGACTATGCGATGTCAGTCATTGTTGGTCGGGCACTTCCTGATGTGCGAGATGGATTAAAACCTGTTCACCGCCGCGTCTTGTACGCGATGTATGACGCGGGTTACCGCCCGGATAAGGGTTACTACAAATCCTCACGTATCGTCGGTGATGTTATGGGTAATTACCACCCACATGGCGATACGGCTATTTATGACTCAGTTGTCCGCCTCGCTCAGCATTGGTCACTTCGGTATTTATTAATCGATGGCAATGGAAACTTTGGCTCACCCGGCAACGATCCGGCAGCGGCAATGCGCTATACCGAAGCTCGCTTATCTCACATAGCTATGGAGATGATGCGCGATATCGATGAAGATACCGTCAACTTTGTACCTAACTATGATGGCCGATCTCAAGAGCCAACTGTTTTACCGTCACGATTCCCAAACCTCTTAGTTAACGGAAGCGCGGGAATCGCCGTAGGAATGGCTACTAATATCCCCCCACACAACTTACGCGAAATCGGCGAAGCGGTTGTGTACACACTTGAACACCCAGAGTTAAAACCAGAAGAGCTTCTTAGTGAACTTCTTAAAATAGTTAAAGGTCCAGATTTTCCAACAAAAGCACTCATTGTTGGACGTGGTGGAATTGAAGATGCTTATCGCACAGGCCGAGGTTCGATCACAATGCGTGCAGTCGTACAAGTTGAAGAGATTAATAAACGCACATGTTTAGTTATTAGCGAATTACCATATCAAGTTAACCCCGACAACCTTGCGCTTAAAATCGCGGAGTTAGTCAAAGATGGAAAAATTAAAGGTATCGCCGATGTGCGCGACGAAGGCAACGAGCGATTAGGTCAACGCTTAGTTGTTGTTTTGCACAATAGCGCGATTCCTAAAGTGATTCTTAACAACTTATATAAACACACCCAATTACAGGATACTTTCGGCGCTAACATGTTAGCGCTCGTCGATGGTGTTCCACGTACTTTGCGCCTTGATGAATTTATTCGTTATTACATTGAACACCAAGTCGAAGTAATCGTTCGCCGCACTAAGTTCCGTTTAGCTGAAAAGGAGCGCCGAGCACACATCTTGCAGGGTTATCTAAAAGCCCTCGACGCCCTCGACGCCGTAATCGCATTAATCCGTGCCTCTACAACTCCTGAAGAGGCGCGAACAGGTTTAATGAAGTTACTGGATGTTGATGAGATTCAAGCTAATGCAATTTTGGATATGCAACTTCGCCGTATTGCTGCTCTAGAGCGACAAAAAATTAATGATGAATATGACTCTTTAATGTCCGACATCGTTGAATTAAATGCAATCTTGGCTAGCACGGATAAACAACGTGGAATAGTCAAAAATGAGCTTATAGAGCTCGTTACTAAATATGGAGATGAGCGCCGCACGCAGATTGTAGCCAGCGAAGGTGACTTTAGCGCTGAAGATTTGATTCCAAATCAAGATGTGGTCGTAACGATTACTCGCGGTGGTTATTCCAAGCGCACAATGGCAGATCTCTATCGATCTCAACGACGTGGAGGCCGCGGCGTAAAAGGGGCCGCATTAAAAGAAGATGATGTTGTAGATCATTTCTTTGTTGCATCAACTCATGATTGGTTGTTGTTTTTTACTAACCAAGGCCGTGTCTACCGTGCAAAAGTTCATGAACTCCCAGATGCAGGACGCGATGCACGGGGCCAACACGTAGCGAATTTAATGGCCTTCAAATCCGAAGAAAGAATTGCACAGGTATTAGCGCTCAAAGATTACACAATCTCACCATTCTTAGTGCTAGCAACGAAAGGTGGACTTATTAAGAAAACTCCACTTGCTGAATTTGACTCTCCTCGCACTGGAGGCTTAATAGCAATCTCATTAAAACCACATGACGAAGTTGTTAGCGCATCACTTATTAATAAAGAAGATGAACTTCTATTAGTATCAACAAAGGGAATGTCACTTCGATTTACCGCAGACGATGGATCATTGCGCCCAATGGGTAGATCAACTAGTGGTGTTATCGGTATGAAGTTTCGAAGCGGAGACTCATTGTTAACTATGGCTCGAATTGATAGTGATTTAGCAGCACACTCATTTGTCTTTACTGCAACTGATGGCGGTTTCGGTAAAAAAACTCCAATTGATGAGTATCGACTACAAGGACGAGGCGGGATTGGTATTAAAGCTGCCAAAATAGATGAAAACTCACGTGGATTATTAGTGAGCGCTCTTGTATTACGTGATGAGGATGAGGTTTTAGCCATCACATCGGCGGGAACAGTAATGCGAACACCAGCTGCACAGGTTCGTCAAACCGGCCGAGATTCAATGGGTGTCCGTTTAGTCAATCTAGATGAAGGCGTTACCTTGGTATCAGTGACTAAAAATAGTGAAGATGAGATTTCCCCAAAAACTTAG
- a CDS encoding cell division protein CrgA, with product MPKSKLRKKVIEKHSHEAQIVVDAPHAPLESPKWLAPTMVAGFLIGLFWIVIFYVTQTRYPIPGIGAWNMIVGFSFIGVGFTLATRWR from the coding sequence ATGCCTAAATCAAAGCTCCGTAAGAAAGTTATTGAAAAGCACTCCCATGAGGCTCAGATCGTCGTTGACGCTCCACATGCCCCGCTTGAGAGCCCAAAGTGGCTCGCTCCGACCATGGTGGCTGGCTTTTTAATTGGCCTTTTTTGGATAGTCATTTTTTATGTTACTCAAACTCGTTATCCAATCCCAGGAATTGGCGCCTGGAACATGATTGTTGGCTTCAGTTTCATTGGTGTTGGCTTCACTCTAGCAACTAGGTGGAGGTAG
- a CDS encoding glycerophosphodiester phosphodiesterase family protein, which translates to MKIYAHRGASIDFPEMTMRAYQGALDDGADGFECDVRVTQDNQLVLWHDADMKRVASYSGRIAEMDFLEIKRHYPEAILLDELLELARDNKKELAIETKHPVPTGSAVEKKVMQLIAQEVQLHEITIMSFSWLAIENIRKINPLQPTVALLEDRFNALMRRYTSAHFLGPSVEYLRLRPELTHEHRKLFVWTVDDADDMRFCSDNGVEVLITNNPSYARRVLGYH; encoded by the coding sequence ATGAAGATTTACGCCCACCGAGGGGCATCGATTGATTTTCCTGAGATGACAATGAGGGCGTATCAAGGCGCTCTTGATGATGGGGCCGATGGCTTTGAATGTGATGTTCGAGTGACACAAGATAACCAACTCGTTCTCTGGCATGACGCCGATATGAAGCGGGTGGCTAGTTATAGCGGGCGAATTGCCGAGATGGATTTTTTGGAGATAAAACGCCACTACCCAGAGGCAATTCTATTAGATGAGTTACTTGAACTAGCTAGAGACAATAAAAAAGAGTTAGCAATTGAAACAAAACACCCCGTACCAACTGGAAGTGCAGTCGAGAAGAAAGTGATGCAACTCATCGCTCAAGAAGTGCAGCTACATGAGATAACAATTATGTCTTTCTCCTGGCTTGCCATAGAAAATATTAGAAAGATCAATCCACTACAACCAACAGTTGCCTTATTGGAAGATCGTTTTAACGCTCTCATGCGTAGATATACCTCGGCGCATTTCTTAGGACCAAGCGTGGAATATCTACGACTAAGGCCCGAGTTAACCCACGAGCATCGAAAACTCTTTGTTTGGACTGTAGATGACGCTGATGACATGCGTTTTTGTTCAGATAATGGAGTAGAAGTTCTGATTACAAACAATCCGTCATATGCACGTAGGGTGCTCGGGTATCATTAG
- a CDS encoding rhomboid family intramembrane serine protease, protein MLKRSATYSLIAIISGAFLLQMIVPEIEVHLVLPNIDYLKATNEWYRLITVALTHAGLLHLGFNMYALMVLGNPIEDAFGKNKLLIIFFFSLLTGSLTSAYFASATSYSVGASGAIFGLFGAMVIVGNRIGAEVRSIYVIIGLNFVIGFALGGVDWKAHLGGLIGGLISAKFVLHKR, encoded by the coding sequence TTGCTTAAACGTTCTGCAACATATTCTTTAATCGCAATTATCAGCGGTGCATTTCTGCTGCAGATGATTGTTCCAGAAATCGAAGTACATTTAGTTTTACCGAACATCGACTATTTAAAAGCAACCAATGAGTGGTACAGATTGATTACTGTGGCACTAACACATGCAGGTTTACTGCACCTAGGTTTTAATATGTATGCGTTAATGGTTTTAGGAAATCCAATTGAAGATGCATTTGGAAAAAATAAACTGTTGATTATTTTCTTCTTCTCGCTTTTAACAGGGTCACTAACATCGGCTTATTTTGCATCAGCAACTAGTTATTCTGTCGGTGCATCAGGAGCGATTTTTGGTTTATTTGGAGCTATGGTCATCGTTGGAAATAGAATCGGTGCGGAGGTTCGATCTATATATGTGATCATCGGACTCAATTTTGTAATTGGCTTTGCCCTAGGAGGAGTAGATTGGAAAGCCCATCTCGGAGGATTAATCGGCGGCTTAATTAGCGCCAAGTTTGTGTTACATAAGCGCTAA
- a CDS encoding DciA family protein translates to MSKRDLALDLFNSFKTGATRKKNTPTPTRRVGEPGDPELIGGVLNNLITEREWDSGLAEGNLFITWPQIVGVEISQHATPISISGGVLTIQSSSTAWAVQLSLVASELLTTIQRDPAGATVEKLVFIGPHGPTWKKGIRTIRNARGPRDTYG, encoded by the coding sequence ATGAGTAAACGAGACTTAGCTCTTGATTTGTTTAATAGCTTTAAAACAGGGGCGACCCGAAAGAAAAATACTCCTACGCCTACTCGACGCGTTGGAGAACCAGGGGATCCAGAGTTAATTGGTGGAGTTCTAAATAATCTCATCACAGAGCGAGAGTGGGACAGTGGATTAGCTGAAGGAAATTTATTTATTACATGGCCCCAGATTGTTGGCGTTGAAATTAGTCAACACGCAACACCTATCTCTATTTCAGGTGGAGTGCTAACTATTCAAAGCTCATCCACAGCCTGGGCCGTTCAACTATCTCTGGTAGCAAGCGAACTTTTGACCACAATCCAGAGGGATCCAGCAGGTGCCACGGTTGAAAAACTAGTATTTATAGGCCCTCACGGACCCACATGGAAAAAAGGGATTCGAACAATTCGCAACGCTAGAGGCCCAAGAGATACATACGGCTAA
- a CDS encoding peptidylprolyl isomerase, translating into MTNSATLHTSLGDIVVELFPNHAPKTVANFVELATGAKEWTDPRTGSTTKANLYDGTIFHRVIDGFMIQGGDPLGKGTGGPGYRFADEFHGELVFDRPYILAMANSGPGTNGSQFFITTAPTTWLNRKHSIFGEVKDSASQAVVDAIGKTKTGAQDKPVTDITINSITIA; encoded by the coding sequence ATGACAAATAGCGCAACCCTTCATACATCTCTCGGCGACATAGTCGTTGAGCTATTCCCAAACCACGCACCTAAGACCGTTGCCAACTTTGTTGAGTTAGCTACCGGCGCTAAGGAGTGGACAGATCCAAGAACCGGCTCAACAACAAAGGCTAATTTGTATGACGGAACAATTTTTCACCGCGTCATTGACGGCTTCATGATTCAAGGTGGAGATCCACTTGGAAAAGGAACTGGCGGTCCTGGTTACCGCTTCGCAGATGAATTCCACGGAGAGTTAGTCTTTGATCGCCCATACATCCTAGCAATGGCCAACTCAGGACCGGGAACCAATGGTTCACAGTTCTTCATTACCACCGCACCAACAACATGGTTAAACCGGAAGCATTCAATCTTCGGTGAGGTTAAAGATTCGGCTAGCCAGGCAGTAGTAGATGCAATCGGCAAAACTAAGACTGGTGCGCAAGATAAGCCAGTAACCGACATCACGATCAACAGCATCACCATTGCTTAA
- a CDS encoding protein phosphatase 2C domain-containing protein: MGGFYFDSDARSALGLVRNGNEDSAFVSGRLIAVADGMGGHAGGEVASKIAIRTLESMAPMLTDVTIDSDSAHDLLINSLHTIDTEIGDYSREAVELRGMGTTLTALVIHNDSIALLHVGDSRCYRLRGNTIEQLSNDHTVIQELLSQGAITITEALEHPQRSVLTQALMGEGNIVPVLQLFDAKEGDRYLLCSDGLSSVLNEKEIKLLLKKRDKKIAIKALIDATYIQGAPDNITALIADITREEVTTNEFLGAAL, encoded by the coding sequence ATGGGTGGCTTTTACTTCGATAGCGATGCGCGCTCAGCCCTGGGATTGGTACGAAACGGAAATGAGGATTCGGCTTTTGTCTCTGGCCGTTTAATTGCCGTTGCTGATGGAATGGGAGGCCATGCCGGTGGAGAGGTGGCTTCCAAAATCGCAATTAGAACTCTTGAATCAATGGCTCCGATGCTCACGGATGTAACTATTGATTCTGATTCGGCGCACGACTTATTAATCAACTCGTTGCACACAATCGACACTGAAATTGGCGATTATTCCCGTGAGGCAGTCGAACTACGAGGAATGGGAACTACTTTAACTGCGCTCGTGATTCATAATGATTCAATTGCACTATTGCATGTTGGTGATTCACGGTGTTATCGATTACGCGGAAACACGATTGAGCAGTTAAGTAATGACCATACCGTTATTCAAGAATTACTTTCTCAAGGAGCTATCACCATTACCGAGGCTCTTGAACATCCTCAACGTTCTGTATTAACCCAAGCGCTCATGGGTGAAGGAAACATTGTTCCTGTTTTGCAACTATTTGATGCTAAAGAAGGTGATCGTTATCTTTTATGTAGCGATGGTTTATCGAGTGTTTTGAATGAGAAAGAGATAAAGCTTCTATTAAAGAAACGTGATAAAAAAATCGCAATTAAAGCGCTGATTGATGCAACATATATTCAAGGTGCACCAGATAACATCACAGCTCTTATTGCGGATATCACTCGTGAAGAAGTTACTACAAATGAGTTTTTGGGGGCCGCGCTGTGA
- the gyrB gene encoding DNA topoisomerase (ATP-hydrolyzing) subunit B, which translates to MVENSYNASAITVLEGLEAVRKRPGMYIGSTGERGLHHLVYEVVDNSVDEALAGYCSEINIALMADGGVEVIDNGRGIPVDIHPIEKIPALEVVLTTLHAGGKFGDSGYSVSGGLHGVGISVVNALSTDLSVIVQRDGSFWYQDYKLGIPTAPVKKGEPSTASGTTVRFWPSKEIFETTDFSFEILSTRLREMAFLNKGLILTLTDLRAGHVDEKGEQLTVRYQYHGGISDFVKHLNSTRGETHKSIISFTAEDTKNKIELEVSMQWNAGFSESVYTFANTIHTHEGGAHEEGFRTSLTSVVNKFGEEQGFIRKKEDRLTGDDVREGLTAIVSIKLVDPQFEGQTKTKLGNTIAKTFTQKVVNEELTTWFEQNPSEGKEIVRKSIDAAAARVAARKARDLSRNRKGLLEGRGMPGKLADCQWTDPEKCELYIVEGDSAGGSTKGGRDSRNQAVLPIRGKILNVEKARIDRVLQNNEVQALITALGTGVHDDFDIAKLRYHKIILMADADVDGQHIRTLLLTLLFRFMRPLIENGFVYFAQPPLYKLKWGGKEPVEYAFSDRERDGMIQIGLENGKRLPKEDGIQRFKGLGEMPAKELWDTTMDPEHRVLIKVMLEDAAAADDLFSVLMGEDVEKRRAFIQRNAKDVRFLDI; encoded by the coding sequence ATGGTCGAGAACTCCTATAACGCCAGCGCGATTACTGTCCTTGAAGGCCTGGAGGCCGTTCGTAAACGCCCAGGGATGTATATCGGCTCCACCGGCGAGAGGGGGCTCCACCACCTAGTTTATGAGGTTGTAGATAACTCAGTTGATGAGGCTCTAGCTGGCTACTGCTCTGAAATTAATATCGCATTAATGGCAGATGGTGGAGTAGAAGTAATTGATAATGGCCGAGGGATCCCGGTAGATATTCATCCCATTGAAAAGATACCCGCACTCGAAGTTGTACTCACAACGCTGCACGCGGGTGGAAAATTTGGCGATAGTGGATATTCAGTTTCCGGTGGATTGCATGGAGTTGGAATCTCTGTAGTTAACGCACTCAGCACAGATCTCTCTGTGATAGTTCAACGAGATGGAAGTTTCTGGTATCAAGATTACAAACTCGGTATTCCAACTGCGCCAGTGAAAAAAGGAGAGCCTTCAACAGCCTCAGGAACAACCGTACGCTTTTGGCCATCAAAAGAAATTTTTGAAACTACGGATTTTTCTTTCGAAATTTTATCTACACGATTACGGGAAATGGCTTTTCTTAATAAAGGTCTAATTTTAACTTTAACCGATCTACGCGCAGGCCATGTTGACGAAAAAGGTGAACAACTAACAGTTCGCTATCAGTACCATGGCGGAATCTCTGACTTTGTAAAACATTTAAACTCAACCCGCGGAGAAACACACAAATCTATTATCTCTTTTACTGCCGAAGATACTAAAAATAAGATTGAACTAGAAGTGTCCATGCAATGGAATGCAGGTTTTAGTGAATCTGTATACACATTCGCAAACACTATTCACACCCACGAGGGTGGTGCACACGAAGAAGGATTTCGAACATCACTAACATCCGTAGTGAATAAATTTGGCGAAGAACAAGGCTTTATCAGAAAGAAAGAGGATCGCTTAACTGGAGATGATGTCCGAGAAGGTTTAACTGCGATTGTTTCAATTAAATTAGTTGACCCTCAGTTTGAAGGACAGACAAAGACAAAACTAGGAAATACAATTGCCAAAACTTTTACACAAAAAGTTGTAAATGAAGAGTTAACGACGTGGTTTGAACAAAACCCAAGCGAGGGCAAAGAAATTGTTCGGAAGAGTATTGATGCTGCGGCTGCACGTGTTGCGGCGCGAAAAGCCCGCGATTTAAGCCGAAATCGAAAGGGTTTACTTGAAGGCCGTGGGATGCCAGGTAAATTGGCGGACTGCCAATGGACCGATCCAGAAAAATGCGAACTTTATATTGTTGAAGGTGATTCAGCTGGTGGATCAACAAAAGGTGGACGCGATTCGCGTAACCAAGCCGTGCTACCCATCCGAGGAAAAATTCTCAATGTTGAAAAAGCACGTATAGATCGAGTCTTACAAAATAACGAAGTGCAAGCGTTGATAACTGCCCTTGGCACAGGAGTTCACGATGATTTTGATATTGCAAAACTGCGCTACCACAAAATCATTTTAATGGCCGATGCTGATGTGGATGGTCAACACATTCGTACGCTCTTACTAACTTTACTTTTTCGTTTTATGCGCCCATTAATTGAAAACGGTTTTGTGTATTTTGCTCAACCCCCTTTATATAAATTAAAGTGGGGCGGAAAAGAACCTGTTGAATACGCATTTAGCGACCGCGAGCGCGATGGAATGATTCAAATAGGTTTAGAAAATGGAAAACGTCTTCCTAAAGAAGATGGAATCCAACGTTTTAAAGGTTTAGGTGAGATGCCAGCTAAAGAGTTGTGGGATACAACAATGGATCCTGAGCACCGAGTTCTCATTAAAGTGATGCTTGAAGATGCGGCTGCAGCAGATGACTTATTTTCAGTTCTTATGGGAGAAGATGTAGAAAAGCGTCGCGCATTTATTCAACGAAACGCCAAAGATGTTAGATTCTTGGATATCTAA